The following proteins are encoded in a genomic region of Arcobacter suis CECT 7833:
- a CDS encoding DctP family TRAP transporter solute-binding subunit, with translation MKKLVLGTITAAMIATAGLAADYTMKVSHVVSASTPKGKAADFFEKRVEELTGGKIDVQVFPNSQLYGDGEEMKALVMNNVQLIMPSLSKFTSVAPQMQLFDLPFIFRDKTHLYNVMDGEVGAVLKSKVDEKRQMIALDYWDAGFKHLSSSTKALVKPEDAAGMKFRIQSSKVLEAQFKSVGGNPQVLPFSEVYSALQQGVVDGTENPLSNFYTKKFHEVQSSLTLSQHGYLGYLVVMNEQFWNKLPKDLQANVAQAMKEATKLEREESMKEDALMMESLTKYAKDTNKLQIIELNDAQKQEWKKAMSVIYPQFYDVIGEDLIKKAIDTK, from the coding sequence ATGAAAAAATTAGTTTTAGGAACTATTACAGCAGCAATGATTGCAACAGCAGGATTAGCAGCAGATTATACGATGAAAGTAAGTCACGTTGTAAGTGCGAGTACGCCAAAAGGTAAAGCAGCGGACTTTTTTGAAAAAAGAGTTGAAGAATTAACAGGTGGAAAAATTGATGTTCAAGTATTCCCAAATTCTCAATTATATGGTGATGGTGAAGAGATGAAAGCATTAGTAATGAACAATGTTCAATTAATTATGCCAAGTTTATCAAAGTTTACAAGTGTTGCACCACAAATGCAACTTTTTGATTTACCTTTTATTTTTAGAGATAAAACTCACCTTTATAATGTAATGGATGGAGAAGTTGGAGCAGTTTTAAAATCAAAAGTTGATGAAAAAAGACAAATGATTGCACTTGATTATTGGGATGCTGGATTTAAACATCTTTCATCTAGTACAAAAGCTTTAGTAAAACCAGAAGATGCAGCTGGAATGAAATTTAGAATTCAAAGTTCAAAAGTTTTAGAAGCTCAATTTAAATCTGTTGGTGGAAATCCACAAGTTTTACCATTTTCAGAAGTTTACTCAGCACTCCAACAAGGTGTAGTTGATGGAACTGAAAATCCATTATCAAACTTCTATACAAAAAAATTCCATGAAGTTCAATCTAGTCTTACTTTAAGTCAACATGGATATTTAGGTTATTTAGTAGTTATGAATGAGCAATTTTGGAATAAATTACCAAAAGATTTACAAGCAAATGTAGCTCAAGCTATGAAAGAAGCGACAAAACTTGAAAGAGAAGAGTCTATGAAAGAAGATGCTTTGATGATGGAATCTTTAACAAAATATGCTAAAGATACGAATAAACTTCAAATTATTGAATTAAATGATGCACAAAAACAAGAATGGAAAAAAGCTATGTCAGTTATATATCCTCAATTCTATGATGTAATTGGTGAAGATTTAATCAAAAAAGCAATTGATACTAAATAA
- a CDS encoding TRAP transporter large permease, which yields MVIATLFILLFALMIFGVPVAVALGTTTLITSFFFTDMDLMGIPSKVFDGLNKYTLMAIPMFILAGSLLSRGSSASRIIEFAKTLVGHLPGGLPIAAILASIIFAAVSGSSPATVAAIGSVMYGAIKQAGYNEQFAIGTIATSGTLGILIPPSIVFIVYGVTADQSIGRLFMAGVIPGLMIGIMMMIATYFLAKKSGFKGGQRATFKEQFTAFKNAFWALMIIVIVIGGIYGGIFTPTEAGAFSVMYAFFISMFVYKDTKFKDLYKIILDSAQTSSMIFFIIANAMLFAHFLTDEQIPQHITQMILEANVGPLMFLLIINILLLFMGQFMEPSSVVMITVPLLLPIGMALGIDPIHLGVIMVVNMEIGMITPPVGLNLFVASGITGLSLKEVIVASLPMTGILLIGLLLVTYIPIISLWLPNLMFG from the coding sequence ATGGTTATTGCTACTTTATTTATTTTACTTTTTGCCTTAATGATTTTTGGTGTACCTGTTGCTGTTGCTTTAGGAACTACAACACTTATAACATCATTCTTTTTTACAGATATGGATTTAATGGGAATCCCTTCAAAAGTTTTTGATGGATTAAACAAATATACTCTTATGGCTATTCCTATGTTTATTCTGGCTGGTTCTTTATTATCAAGAGGTTCTTCTGCATCAAGAATTATTGAATTTGCAAAAACTTTAGTTGGACATCTTCCAGGTGGACTTCCAATAGCTGCTATTTTAGCATCTATTATTTTTGCTGCTGTTAGTGGTAGTTCTCCAGCTACTGTTGCTGCTATTGGTTCTGTTATGTATGGAGCAATAAAACAAGCAGGATATAATGAACAGTTTGCCATTGGAACAATTGCAACTTCTGGAACATTAGGTATTTTAATTCCGCCTTCAATTGTATTTATCGTGTATGGAGTTACTGCTGATCAATCTATTGGAAGACTATTTATGGCAGGGGTAATTCCTGGACTTATGATAGGTATTATGATGATGATTGCAACTTATTTCTTGGCTAAAAAAAGTGGTTTCAAAGGTGGGCAAAGAGCAACCTTTAAAGAACAATTTACAGCATTTAAAAATGCTTTTTGGGCTTTAATGATTATCGTGATAGTTATTGGTGGAATTTATGGAGGTATTTTTACTCCAACAGAAGCCGGAGCATTCAGTGTAATGTATGCTTTTTTTATCTCTATGTTTGTTTATAAAGATACAAAATTTAAAGATTTATATAAAATCATTTTGGATTCAGCACAAACAAGTTCGATGATATTCTTTATCATTGCTAATGCTATGTTGTTTGCTCATTTCTTAACAGATGAACAAATTCCACAACATATAACACAAATGATTTTAGAAGCAAATGTTGGTCCATTAATGTTCTTATTAATCATAAATATTTTACTTTTATTTATGGGACAATTTATGGAACCTAGTTCTGTGGTAATGATTACAGTACCACTTTTACTTCCTATTGGAATGGCTTTAGGTATTGACCCAATACATCTAGGTGTTATAATGGTTGTAAATATGGAAATAGGAATGATAACTCCACCTGTGGGACTTAATCTCTTTGTTGCAAGTGGTATAACGGGACTTAGTTTAAAAGAAGTTATTGTTGCATCTTTACCGATGACAGGAATATTATTAATTGGATTACTCTTAGTAACTTATATACCAATTATTTCTTTATGGCTTCCAAATTTAATGTTTGGATAA
- a CDS encoding TRAP transporter small permease → MKKFFEIIDLIVGTINQTMAVVGLSLGVLLAFINVVLRYGFDMSLTWAGELTNYFFIWSALFGAAYGFKQGAHISVSLIIERFPPSFTKFFLIFANLISVIYLGLMSYFGYYLVIMLVDFGEMSVDLNIPMWIPHVVLPIAFALAAYRTAEKLIEVIKTDSKEIKLFNEHEVIINEIKGEK, encoded by the coding sequence ATGAAAAAATTTTTTGAAATTATTGATTTAATTGTTGGAACAATTAACCAAACAATGGCAGTCGTAGGACTGTCATTGGGTGTGTTATTGGCTTTTATAAATGTAGTATTAAGATATGGGTTTGATATGAGTCTTACTTGGGCTGGTGAACTTACAAACTATTTCTTTATTTGGTCTGCACTTTTTGGTGCTGCATACGGTTTTAAACAAGGAGCACATATTTCAGTATCTTTAATTATTGAAAGATTCCCTCCCTCTTTTACAAAATTTTTTCTAATTTTTGCAAATTTAATTTCTGTTATATATCTTGGTTTAATGTCATATTTTGGATATTATCTGGTAATTATGTTAGTAGATTTTGGAGAAATGAGTGTTGATTTAAATATTCCTATGTGGATTCCTCACGTAGTTCTTCCTATTGCTTTTGCATTAGCAGCATATAGAACAGCTGAAAAATTAATAGAAGTAATAAAAACAGATTCTAAGGAAATTAAACTATTTAATGAGCATGAAGTTATTATAAATGAAATAAAAGGAGAAAAATAA